One Archangium violaceum genomic window, CCTGGGTGGCGCGGGCTCACACGAGCGGACTCACGCGGAGGCGCGTGGATCCATGATGCCGGAGAGCTGCTTGGACAGCTCGATGAGCCGGGTGGCCGTCTGCAGCGTCTGCGTGGAGCTGCCCTCGGCCTGACGCGCCGTCTGGGCCACCTCGAGGATGGCGGTGTTCACCTGCTCCACCGCCGTCGTCTGCTGCTGGGTGCTCAGCTCGATTTCGCGCGCCACGTCCAGGTTGGCGCGCACCAGCTCCGCGATGCGCCGGAAGTTGCCGGCCACGTCGTTGAACTGCTGCGCGCTGCTCTGCACCGCCTTGGAGCCGTCCTCGGTGGCCATGATGGTGGTGTTGGAGGCGGCGCGGATTTCATCGATGAGCACGCGGATGTCCTTGGTGGCGCCCCCCACGCGGTCCGCCAGCTTGCGGATCTCCTCGGCCACCACGGCGAAGCGCTTGCCGTGCTCACCGGCGCCGGCGCTCTCGATGGTGGCGTTGATGGCGAGGATGTTCGTCTGCTCGGCCAGCTCGTTGATGATGTCGAGGATGCCGCCGATCTCCTGCGAGCGCTTGCCCAGGTCCAGCATGTGGTTGACGATGGCGTCCACCTGGCGGCGCACCGTGTCGATGGCCTCCTGGGCCTGCTGCACCGTGGCGTTGCCGGTGCCGGCGGCGCCCGCGGTCTCGTCCGCCACGCGGGCCACCTGCTGCGCGCTGGAGGCGATCTGCCGCGAGGTGGACAGCAGCTCCTTGACGGTGGTGGAGATCTCCGTGGTGGCCGAGGCCTGCTCGCGCGCGCCCGTGGCCTGCTGCGAGGCCGCCGTCTGGAGCTCGGCCGAGGAGCCCTGCACCTGCGCGATGGCGGTGTTGAGCTTCTGCTTCAGGTTGTTGCCGACGATGCTGGAGAGAATCAGGCTGATGCACATGATCATCACGGCGCCGACGCCGAAGGACCAGCTGAACATGCGCGAGTCCGTCGCGAGGGATTCCTCCCGCGTCGCGAGCACCTCCTCCTCCGCCCGGTGCATCTCCGTCACCAGCTGACGCAGGCTCTCCCTCTGTTGGGTGGCCTCGGTGGTGTCGAGCGTGGCCAGGGCGCTCTCCGCGCTCTGGGTACGGCGGAGCTCCGCGCTGTAGCGCAGGTGGGTCATCACCCGCCCGACGAGGGAGCGCAGCGCCTCCAGGCGCTTGAGCTGCTCGGGGTTGTCGGAGATGTGCTCTCGCACCTGGGTGAGCTCCTTCTCGAGCTGGACCTCGGCCTGGGCATAGGGCGCGAGGTAGGACGCGTTGCCGGTGAAGAAGTACCCGCGGTGCGCCGTCTCCGTGCCGTTGACCTGGGCGACGATGCGCTCGAGCCCGTTGAGGGCCTCATTGCTCCGCTTCACGTCGGCGACGGAGGTCGTGAAGTTGTTGGTGCGCTGGGTGGTCCGGGTGATGAAGGCCCCGAGCAACACCACCATCAGGATGAACGTGAGTGTGAACTGTTGTCCCAGCGTCATTTTCGAGAACATCGGTCATCTCCCTGCTGGGGGGACGGAGAGCGCCACCAGCGGTTTTCCGGCATGAACTCTACGGCAGGCGCGGGCGGGGTGGGGTGCACCTGGGAGTCGCAGCGGTTTTTTGCCCCCGTGCGCCCTTCTTCCTTGTCGGCAGGCTACCCTCCAGGCGGCCAGGGCTCATCCCCCGTCCAGAGGAGGCTCACGCATGACGCGCCGTTCGTTCGAGGAGTCCAGGCAGGAGGGCGGCATCCACCACCGGTTGGGTCAGCTCGTCGGGGAGTGGGAGGGCGTGACGAGGACGTGGTTCGAGGCGGACAAGCTCGCGGACGAGTCCCCCTGGCGGGGCACCATCCGCCCCGTACTGGAGGGACGGTTCGTGGTGCACGAGTACGAGGGCACGTTCCAGGGCAAGCCGCTCGCGGGAGTGGCCATCTACGGCTACCACCTCGATCCGGACCGCTACGAGATGGCCTGGGTCGACAACATCCACACCGGCACGGGCATCATGTTCTCCAAGGGCGCGAACGAGGGCCGGGGCTACGGCGTCCGGGGCAGCTATGAGGCCCCGTCCGGGCCGCCCTGGGGCTGGAGGACGGACATCCAACAGCCCACGCCGGACCAACTGGTCATCACCCACTACAACGTCTCGCCCGACGGCCAGGAGACCCGGGCGGTGGAGACGGTGTACCGGCGGAAGAAGTGAGCGCGTGAACCAGAAGTGAACGTCACGGTTTTCCTCCTGGGGTGACCGTGACCGGGGCCCGTGCTATTCCGGCGCCCGGCTGCCCGAGAGGAGGATTCGCGCGTGGAGAAGGTCCTCAACTACATCGGTGGGGAGCTGGTACCGCCGAGCTCGCAGGTCTGGTTCGACAAGCCCGATCCCGCCACGGGGGAGCCCTCCGTCCGGGTCCCCGACTCGGACGAGACGGACATCCGGCGCGCCGTGGAGGCCGCACGGAAGGCCTTCCCGGCCTGGGCCGCCACCCCGGCGACCGAGCGGGCACGATTGCTGCGCCGCGTCGCGGAGGAGATCCGCACCCGCATGGAGGCCTTCGCCCGCGCCGAGGCCATCGACACCGGCAAGCCGCTGGGGGTGGCCTCCTCGGTGGACATCCCCCGGAGCATC contains:
- a CDS encoding methyl-accepting chemotaxis protein; this translates as MFSKMTLGQQFTLTFILMVVLLGAFITRTTQRTNNFTTSVADVKRSNEALNGLERIVAQVNGTETAHRGYFFTGNASYLAPYAQAEVQLEKELTQVREHISDNPEQLKRLEALRSLVGRVMTHLRYSAELRRTQSAESALATLDTTEATQQRESLRQLVTEMHRAEEEVLATREESLATDSRMFSWSFGVGAVMIMCISLILSSIVGNNLKQKLNTAIAQVQGSSAELQTAASQQATGAREQASATTEISTTVKELLSTSRQIASSAQQVARVADETAGAAGTGNATVQQAQEAIDTVRRQVDAIVNHMLDLGKRSQEIGGILDIINELAEQTNILAINATIESAGAGEHGKRFAVVAEEIRKLADRVGGATKDIRVLIDEIRAASNTTIMATEDGSKAVQSSAQQFNDVAGNFRRIAELVRANLDVAREIELSTQQQTTAVEQVNTAILEVAQTARQAEGSSTQTLQTATRLIELSKQLSGIMDPRASA
- a CDS encoding DUF1579 domain-containing protein yields the protein MTRRSFEESRQEGGIHHRLGQLVGEWEGVTRTWFEADKLADESPWRGTIRPVLEGRFVVHEYEGTFQGKPLAGVAIYGYHLDPDRYEMAWVDNIHTGTGIMFSKGANEGRGYGVRGSYEAPSGPPWGWRTDIQQPTPDQLVITHYNVSPDGQETRAVETVYRRKK